The Prunus persica cultivar Lovell chromosome G7, Prunus_persica_NCBIv2, whole genome shotgun sequence genome has a segment encoding these proteins:
- the LOC18770408 gene encoding uncharacterized protein LOC18770408 yields the protein MGKSEEDQALPSNVASEASAQNAEAHCAGCCGGFRRFIGLRCILVLLLSVALFLSAMFWLPPFLQFADQSDLDLDSKFKDHYIVASFNLWKPVSLLEDNILQLENDIFDEIVAPSIKVVILSVESLTGSNTTTVVFGVDPEPKSSKLLPTSQSLIKSSFEYLVTHQSLSLNTSLFGRTFLFEVLKFPGGITIVPPQNAFLLQKVQILFNFTLNFSIYQIQLNFNELKSQLKAGLHLAPYENLYISLSNSRGSTVAAPTTVRASVFLTVGNTPSMQRLKQLSQTIRGSHSRNLGLNNTVFGRVKQVRLSSIYSLNGGDGTVPSPSPAPLPHPHHHHHHHHHHHHHHHHHHHNPHLAPAVSPAPAPDSGPPASQKGGPAPKDGSPDAQKGSPPKKSCEAKPPSFQFGSRGKTGKESHFAPAVAPNMFPPVFIPSPQKQVQPSAPIYPSVPVSSPLPHVVFAHVQPPSKSESDTRHSGTMSSAEPSPSTSSAALLPSVQWAFSLFLVLVLHV from the exons ATGGGAAAGTCTGAAGAAGACCAGGCTTTGCCTTCCAATGTTGCCTCTGAGGCCTCAGCTCAAAATGCAGAGGCTCACTGTGCTGGTTGCTGTGGTGGGTTTCGGAGATTCATTGGCCTCAGATGCATCTTGGTTCTCTTACTCTCTGTTGCTTTGTTCCTCTCTGCTATGTTCTGGTTACCTCCATTTCTTCAGTTTGCGGATCAGAGCGATCTGGATCTTGATTCAAAGTTCAAAG ATCATTATATAGTAGCAAGTTTCAATCTTTGGAAGCCAGTTTCTTTGCTGGAGGATAATATTTTGCAGCTTGAAAATGACATTTTTGATGAGATTGTTGCTCCATCAATTAAG GTCGTAATCTTATCTGTGGAATCCTTAACTGGATCAAACACAACAACAGTTGTGTTTGGGGTTGATCCAGAGCCAAAATCATCGAAATTATTACCCACTTCTCAAAGTTTGATCAAGTCATCTTTTGAATATTTGGTGACACACCAATCACTCAGCCTGAATACATCCTTGTTTGGGCGCACATTCCTTTTTGAGGTACTAAAGTTTCCAGGTGGAATTACCATAGTTCCTCCACAAAATGCGTTTCTTCTGCAGAAAGTGCAGATCCTTTTCAATTTTACCTTAAACTTCTCCATCTAtcaaatacaattaaatttcAACGAACTGAAAAGCCAGCTGAAGGCAGGATTACATCTAGCACCCTATGAG AACTTGTATATTAGCTTGTCAAACTCAAGAGGTTCAACAGTAGCAGCCCCCACAACTGTTCGGGCATCTGTGTTTCTGACTGTTGGAAATACTCCTTCAATGCAAAGGTTAAAACAACTGTCTCAAACCATCAGAGGCTCTCATTCAAGAAACCTGGGCCTGAATAATACTGTATTTGGTAGAGTTAAGCAAGTCCGTTTATCATCTATCTACTCCCTTAATGGTGGTGATGGCACTGTGCCGTCACCTTCTCCTGCTCCACTGCCCCATCcgcaccaccatcaccaccaccatcaccatcatcatcaccaccatcatcatcaccaccacaaCCCCCATCTGGCTCCTGCAGTTTCACCCGCACCTGCACCCGACAGTGGTCCACCTGCAAGTCAAAAAGGTGGGCCTGCACCTAAGGATGGTTCACCTGACGCACAGAAAGGTTCTCCACCCAAGAAAAGTTGTGAAGCAAAGCCTCCCAGTTTCCAGTTTGGATCTAGAGGGAAGACTGGAAAGGAGTCTCATTTTGCTCCTGCGGTTGCACCAAATATGTTTCCTCCTGTCTTTATTCCCTCCCCACAAAAACAAGTACAGCCATCAGCACCCATCTACCCTTCAGTTCCAGTATCTAGTCCTTTGCCTCATGTGGTTTTTGCTCATGTCCAGCCGCCATCAAAGAGTGAATCAGATACAAGACATTCTGGCACAATGTCATCAGCTGAACCATCGCCATCCACAT